The sequence TTGCTAACCTCATGAGCATCGATTCAACATTATCTCGCCGCATGACGAGCGCAGACGAAACCAGCCCTGAGAACCACTTTACCCCGGCGCTGTTGCCCTGGCTGCTCGCCGCAGGGATGTTGGCGGTGTACCTGCTGACCATCAACCACTGGGTCGCATTTAACAGCCTCTTCACCATCAGCAGGGTTTCAGGTTGGAACTGGCAACCGGAGTTGCAAGGGCCGCTGTATTGGCTGATCACCGCCCCCTTTCAGTTGCTTCCGCTTTCGTGGATTCCCCTTGCCCTGAATCTCCTGTCGGTTCTTTGTGCTGGTCTGACTCTGGCGCTGCTAGCCCGCTCGGTCGCCTTGCTCCCCCAGGATCGGACTGAAGAGCAGCGCATCCGCGAACGGAGCGATGACTCGTCCCTGTCCATACCCGCCGCGTGGCTGCCTCCGGTCTTGGCGGTGCTGGTCTGCGGGTTGCAATTGACCTTCTGGGAGAATGCGACGATCGCCTCGAAAGACATGCTCGATTTGCTGGTCTTTGCCTATATCATCCGATGCCTGCTCGAGTACCGCATCGAGGGCCGCGATTCCTGGCTGTTGCGGGCAGCCCTGGTGTATGGAGCGGGGATGGCCAATGATTGGGGCATGGTGGGTTTTTTCCCAGCCTATATCGCCGCCCTCATCTGGATTAAGGGCCTTACCTTCTTTAACGGGCGATTCCTCTCGCGGATGTTCCTGGTTGGTGTGGCCGGGTTGTCCCTCTATTTGCTGCTGCCACTGGTCAGCGCAGTGTCCAGCTCCTCGCCCGTCACGTTTTGGCAGGCGCTCAAATATAATCTCGCATCTCAGAAGCAGTTTCTCTTTTTGTTGCCCTTTAGCAAAACGGCGCTCCTTCATGGCCTGGCCGACCGCCCGCTATGGGTTCTGGCGCTGCCGACGCTGCTGCCGGTTGTGATCATGAGCATCCGTTGGCCCAGATTCTCCGGGGACATCAGCAAGCTGGGCATTGCCCTGGCCAATAACATCTTCCACCTCTTTCACGGCGCTGTGCTGCTGGTGTGTCTCTGGGTTGCTTTGGACCCCGACAAATTCAGCCCGCGCCATCTCCTGCCTGGCCTGCCGATGCTGACCCTTTATTACCTGGGCGCTTTGAGCATCGGTTACTACAGCGGCTACTTGCTGCTGGTGTTCGGCGCCCGGCCCCACCGCCGCTTCCACCGGCCTCAACCTGCCTACCTGGTTTTGCTGAGTCGAGCGGTTGTGAGCGCCGTTTACGTGCTGCTAGTCGCCGTTCCGCTGCTGCTGGTTTATCGCAACCTCCCCGCAATTCGCACCACCAACGGCCCCATGTTAAGGCAATTTGCGGCCCTCACAGCGGAGCATCTGCCCGCCCAGGGCGCCGTCTTATTGAGCGATGAGCCCGTGCGCCTCGCGCTGCTTGAATCCGCTTTGACGCAGGCCGGCATGGGCCAGAAGTTCCTCTTCATCGATACCTCCGGCTTGCGAACGCCTGAGTATCACCGGTTCCTTAAAAGCCGTTACCCGTTGCGCTGGCCGAGCAACCCATCGAAGGATGTTAAAAAGATTTACGACTCGGATGTGCTTCCCATCCTTTCGGGCCTGGCCGCGAGCAATAGTCTTTATTATTTGCATCCAAGCTTCGGCTATTATTTCGAACTGTTCTATGGCGAACCTCATGGTCTCGTTTATCACCTCAAAAACTATCCTTCCCACCAGATCGATCCGCCGCCTTTAAGCAAAGGGCTTATCGCCGAGAACGAGGACTTTTGGAAGCGAGCCGATGATGTGACCTTGAACGCGGTCGATGCAGCCGGCACTCCCCCAGTCGCGAGCGGCAGCCCCGGCCTAATCGGATTGCTGGAGCAACGGGCGCACTTGGGGCATGAAGCCAACCTGAGCGCCTTGTTATTGGGGAAGTTTTATGCCCGAGCGCTGGACTCCTGGGGTGTTGAGCTGCAGCGCCAGGGCCTGCTCAAGGAGGCCCAGGCTCATTTCGACCGCGCCCTGGACCTGAACCCGGACAATGTCGCCGCCAAGGTCAACCTCGAGTGCAATCGTCATCTGCAGGCCGGCGAATCCTCCACAGTGCCGTTGCCCAAAGCCGTTCAGGACCAATTGGCCAAATATCGCAGTGGCCTCCAGATGCTCAGAGACAATGGCCCTTTCGACGAACCAAGCTTCTGCCTGCAGGAAGGACAGGTATTCGTCGAATCCGGCAGTTACCGTCAGGCGGCCCAGCAGTTTGAGCGCGTAACCCAATTGGCGCCCGATCATCTGCCCTCCCGTCTGTTGCTCGGGCGGTTGTGCATCGTCAATCAGATGCCGGACCGCGCTCTGCAAATTACCGATGAAATCCGGCAACAACCGGAGCGGTTCGGCTTTGGCCCAACCAACGAAGCCGAGTTGCTTTGGGTCCAAACCGCGGCGTGGCTCGCCAAGAAGGACTCCGCCGCCGCTGCCCAGGTGGTCCAGAGCGCCCTGAACCACTATCCCGGCAACCAGGACCTCTTAACCGTGGCCACGCGGCTTTTCATGAATTTCGGCTATTACTCCAACGCGGTGGCCATCCTCGATGACCAATTGAAACAAACTCCCGACGATCCGGGCACCCTCGTCAACAAGGGTTACGCCTACCTGCAATTGAAATCGTTTGCGCAAGCCATTCCACCCCTGACGCGGGTCTTGGAAATGAACTCGAGCAACTTTCCTCCTGAATTGCACTACTCGGCCCTGTTTAACCGCGCCATCGCTTATCTGCGGACCGATAAGCTCGATGAGGCCCAGCAGGATTACGAGCAACTCCATAAGGCCTTTCCGGCAGGGTTTCAGTTTTATTACGGGCTGGCAGAAATCGCCTATCGCAAGAAGGACACCAATGCCGCTGTGCAGAATTATCAGCTCTATCTGGCCCATGCCCCAACCAACACCGCCGAGGCTTCCTTCGTCGTGGCGCGTCTTAAGGAGTTGCAGCCCGGCTCGCCCTGACGCCCCAGGATGCGGGTCGTACACATCATCACTCGCTTAATCGTCGGGGGCGCCCAGGAAAACACCGCCGCATCCGTTCTGGGGCTGCGTCAAAAACCGGGTCTGGAGGTTCACTTAATCACGGGCCTCTCTGAAGGCCCGGAGGGTTCGTTAGAAACCAAGTTCTCCGGCTGCCCTGAAGTGCTCGAGATACTTCCTGAGCTGGTGCGGCCAGTCAATCCCTGGAAAGATGGGCGCGCACTGCAGCGGCTCACGGCTATTTTGCGAGCCATGCGCCCCGATGTCGTTCACACCCACAGCGGCAAAGCCGGCGTGATTGGCAGGCTCGCCGCAGCCCGCGTCGGCGTTCCAATTATCGTCCATACGATTCACGGCCCTTCATTTGGTTCCTTTCAGGGACCCCTGGCCAATTTGGCTTTCCGGGCTGCCGAGCGCTACGCAGCCAGGGTGACCACGCATTTTGTCGTGGTTGCTGACGCCATGAAACAGCAATACCTGGCCGCAGGCATCGGTCATCCTGCTCAATACACCCGCATCTTTAGCGGGTTCGCCCTGGAACCATTTCTCGAAGCGCGCAATGATTTGCAGTTGCGCGCCAGCCTTGGCTTGGGTCCCGAAGATATCGTGGTGGGTAAAATCGCCCGCCTGGTGGGTCTGAAAGGGCATGACGACCTCTTTGCCGCAGCGCCGGCTCTGGTCAAAAGTTGCCCGCGTCTAAAGTTCCTGTTAGTTGGTGATGGCGATTGGCGCGGGCGTTTTGAAGCCCAGACCCGCTCGCTTGGATTGCAGCAGCACTTTGTTTTTGCCGGTCTTGTTGCGCCCGAGAAAGTCGCCTCGCTCATGGGAGTGATGGACATCGTCACGCACCTGTCGGCCCGCGAAGGGCTCCCTCGCGCGCTCCCCCAAGCCTTGGCGGCAGGGCGTCCGGTCGTGGCCTACGATCGGGATGGCGCTCGAGAGGTTTGCCTCGATAAGGAGACCGGCTTTTTGGTGCGACCCGGCGACCTGGTATTGCTGCGCCAGCGGTTGCTCGAACTGGCGGGCGACCCGGCGCTCCGGGCCCGCTTGGGCGAGCGGGGGCGCCAATTTGTCCGTGAACGCTTTGGAGTCCAGCAAATGGTGGATGAGCTGCACCGTCTTTATTTGAGGCTGGCAGACCAAGCCCAACCCCAACCACTCGCTACGGCGTGAATTTTCCACAGAATGCTTATCTGGCGGCCATGGGGAGCGCCTGGCTGGTGGTCGCTTTATCCTTGCCCTTATGGCGCCAGTGGTGTCTGCGCACAGGGCTGGTGGACGAACCCGGCCAGCGCAAGATTCACGAGCAGCCTATTGCCCTGGCCGGTGGCCTGGCTGTGATGACTGGATTACTCGTGCCCATTCTAGCCGCCTCGGCACTGCTCTGGTGGCAACGCGCCAATCCGCCAGCTCACCCGCCTCATTCCGCCCTTAACCCGCGCGCCGCATTTCTCCTTTTTCACGGCCTCAGCCGGCGCGGACCCGAGTTGGGCGGCATCCTGCTAGGGGCGGTTGGCATGCTGCTGGTGGGCTGGCTGGACGACAAACGCGAGCTGCGTCCCGGGCCAAAGTTTGCCGGGCAATTCTTGATTGCGTTATTGGTTGCTGCCAGCGGCGCGCGCATCACCTTGTTTGTGCATAACACCCTTTTTCATTATGCCATAACGATCCTTTGGATTCTGACGCTGGTAAACGCGTTTAACTTCATGGACAACATGAACGGGCTTTGTGCCGGGCTAGGAGCTATCGGCTCGTTGTACTTTGGGGCCATTGCAGCCGTTGAAGGCCAGTATCTCGTAGCGTTAATCGCTTTCCTGACTTTTGGGGCGTTGCTCGGTTTTCTGCCGTATAACTTCCCTCGCGCGCGAGCTTTTCTGGGCGATGCAGGGAGCCATCTGGTGGGTTATCTCCTGGCCGTTTTGGCCATTCTGCCGCACTTTTACTCGCCCAAGCATCCTCGCCCCTTCGCGGTGCTGATTCCTCTGGTGGTGCTCGGCATTCCGCTGGCCGATTTGGTTTCGGTAGTCCTCATCCGGTGGCGAGCCGGCAAACCCTTTTACCTCGGCGATACCAATCACCTGTCCCATCGCCTCGTCCGCCTCGGCCTTTCCCAAACCCGCGCAGTCCTGCTCATCTGGCTAATGGCGGCATTAATCGGCGGGCTGGTCTTGCTCTAACAGGATGTCGCTAGGCCGCTTCTCCCTCTCCCCTTCTGAAGGAGAGAGGGACCCCTCTTGTGTAGTCCATCCCACGGTTCTCTCAGTAGGATGGCCTCCCGTTGTGTCCCTTCACCCAATCCAGACAAAAGGACCCTTAGCCTAGCTCGACGGGGTCAATGTCCACGATGAGAGAAACCCCCTCGGGCAGCGCTAATTTTTGCATGAACTGCGCCAATTGGCTGCTCAGGGCGCTCATTCGCCGCGTGCGAAGCATCACCTGGTAACGGTAAAAGGCCTCTGCCCGCAGCAACGGCGCGGGCGCCGGTCCGGCCATAATCAAATCCTTAAAACCCGCCAGCCGCTTCTCCAACTCGCCTTTAAGGTGGTCGGCTGAGAATTTCACCTTGTCCTCATTGCGCCCTTTCAGAGTGAGCAGCGCAATGCGGCTGAAGGGCGGATAGGAGAGTTGCTGGCGAAACTCGATTTCCTGCTCGTAAAATCCGGTGAAGTCATGCCGGCGCGCAAACTGAATGGCCGGGTGAAAGGGGGTGAATGCCTGCACAAAGACTTCCCCTTCGACCTCGCCGCGCCCGGCTCGGCCGGCAACTTGCGTGAGCAACTGGAAGGTGCGTTCACCAGCCCGGAAATCCGGTCGGTGCAGGGCGAGATCGGCGTAAATAATGCCCACCAATGTCACATTCGGGAAGTGCAGGCCTTTGGCTATCATTTGGGTCCCCAGGAGAATATCAATCTTGCCGGCGCGGAAATCACCCAGGATTCGCCGGTAATCTTCCTTGCGTTTCAACGCATCAGCATCCATGCGCACCGTTCGCGCATGAGGGAAAAGCTTGAGCAGGACATCTTCTACTTTCTGCGTGCCCAGGCCGGCGTAACGAATCGCCGGGTTCCCGCAGCCCGGGCTGGGACAGACCGGCGGAACCGGCTCGACGTGACCGCACAGATGACAGCATAGGCGCGCCTCCTGCCGATGATAGGTCAGGGTCAGGCTGCAGTTGGGGCAATTGGCCACATAACCGCATTGGAGGCATTGCAGGGAAGTGGCGTAGCCGCGCCGGTTCAGAAAAAGGATGACCTGCTCCTTCTTTTCGAGCCGTTGCGTGATCGCCTCTTTGAGTTGCGGCGAAAGAATCGGGATGCTCTCGGCGCGTCGTATCGTCTGGCGCATATCTACAATGCGCACCAGCGGCATGGTTTTGTTATCTGCGCGCTCAAGCAATTCCAGCAGCCGGTACTTGCCACGCAGACAGTTATGATAGCTCTCCAGCGATGGGGTGGCTGACCCCAAAACCACCGCGGCCCCTTCCATCTGGCCACGCAAGATCGCCAGGTCACGCGCCTGGTAACGCGGCGCCTCTTCCTGCTTGTAACTTTGTTCGTGCTCTTCATCCACAATGATCAGTCCCAGCGGATCGACCGGGGCAAAAATCGCCGAACGCGCTCCAATGACAATCCGCGCGCGGCCCTGTCGGATTTTGTGCCATTCGTCATGGCGTTCGCCAGAGGACAAATGGCTGTGCAAAACCGCCACGAGCGTCTGCTGCCGGCCCGAACTGAACCGCGCTTTAAATCGCTCCACGGTCTGCGGCGTGAGAGAGATTTCTGGAACCAGGACAATGGCGCCTTGTCCGCGCGCGAGGGCATGGGCGAGGGCCTGGAGATAGACTTCGGTTTTGCCGCTGCCGGTCACGCCATGCAGAAGGAAAACCGAAGGGCTCTGGGCCTTCTCATTGGCCTTGGGCTCGAGGCCGTTTGCCACCCGTTCTCCCTCCATTCGCGTGACGATTGCTTCCAGGGCCTTGGCCTGGGCAGGGTTGAGCGGGAGCGATTGGCTGGGAAGGATATGCTCGCGGGCGTAAGGATCGCGTTCGGATATCTGCGGCGCGATGGCAACCAATCCTCTGTCCTCGAGCCGGCGCAGCGTTGCAGCGGTAGTATGAAAATGCTTAAGCACTTCCTGCACGGGCAACTCGCGCCCCTGCTCGATAAATTCCCAAACCTCCTTCTGGCGCTTTGGCAGCTTGGGCAATTCCCCAGCCTGCGCCAGGGCGCTCACGTAGAGGCGCTCGCGCCATCCCGCCTCTTCTTGGCGCACGGCCTGCGGGAGCACTGATTTCAAGGCGGTCTCAGGCGCGCAGCAGTAGTACTCGCCAATCCAGCGAGCCAGCTTGAGTATCTTTGGCGTCACCAGCGACTGGGCCCCCAGCACCTTGAGCACCGGCTTGAGCCGGCTCTGGTCCGATTCCTCAGCCAACCCCGTCACACAGCCCAGCACTTTCCTCGGCCCAAAAGGCACCTGCACACGGCTCCCCAACTCAATCGAATCCTCTAGCTCCGGCGGCACCAGGTAATCAAATTCCTTGCGCAAGGCAACCTCAAGCGTGACGCGAGCGATCATTTCTGCCTCGGAATGTTCCGGTTCGGTCCGGGCCTGTCCAGACTATTTGGAAAGGATGAAGTTGGTTCAGGCCAACGGCCTGTCTCATATCAGCCCAGGGCAACGCCCAGGAGGAGTATCGTGATTTATTGAAAAAGTACCACATCGCGTTTGATGAACAGTATGTTTGGGATTGAGTAACAGGCCAAAGGCTCGCACGATTCTTTGGTCGATGAACCTCGTGTTCATGCTTCTCTCCCGGTTCTAGTTCGGGTTAAATAACCACTATGAAGTGGCGCGGGCAATTTCTCGTTCTGCTGTTGGGGTTGATAACCGCCTGGGTCGGCCATTGGTGGTGGGAGGGACGCCTGGAGCGGAGCCAGGATGAACCCATTCGCGCTGCTGCGCAACGCTATGGGCTCGAGCCGGCCCTGATCAAAGCGGTAGTTTGGCGCGAAAGTCATTTTCACCCAAGTATCCGAGGACGCTTCGGCGAGCTGGGTTTAATGCAGCTTCAGGAGGAGGCGGCGCGCGAGTGGGCTGAAGCGGAGCACGTCAGCGGCTTCGCACACGAGCAGTGCCTCAATCCGCTCACCAACACTCTGGCCGGGACATGGTATCTGAGAAAACTGCTCAGGCGTTACACCCTGGCGGACAACCC comes from Verrucomicrobiia bacterium and encodes:
- a CDS encoding glycosyltransferase family 4 protein — its product is MRVVHIITRLIVGGAQENTAASVLGLRQKPGLEVHLITGLSEGPEGSLETKFSGCPEVLEILPELVRPVNPWKDGRALQRLTAILRAMRPDVVHTHSGKAGVIGRLAAARVGVPIIVHTIHGPSFGSFQGPLANLAFRAAERYAARVTTHFVVVADAMKQQYLAAGIGHPAQYTRIFSGFALEPFLEARNDLQLRASLGLGPEDIVVGKIARLVGLKGHDDLFAAAPALVKSCPRLKFLLVGDGDWRGRFEAQTRSLGLQQHFVFAGLVAPEKVASLMGVMDIVTHLSAREGLPRALPQALAAGRPVVAYDRDGAREVCLDKETGFLVRPGDLVLLRQRLLELAGDPALRARLGERGRQFVRERFGVQQMVDELHRLYLRLADQAQPQPLATA
- the priA gene encoding primosomal protein N'; translation: MIARVTLEVALRKEFDYLVPPELEDSIELGSRVQVPFGPRKVLGCVTGLAEESDQSRLKPVLKVLGAQSLVTPKILKLARWIGEYYCCAPETALKSVLPQAVRQEEAGWRERLYVSALAQAGELPKLPKRQKEVWEFIEQGRELPVQEVLKHFHTTAATLRRLEDRGLVAIAPQISERDPYAREHILPSQSLPLNPAQAKALEAIVTRMEGERVANGLEPKANEKAQSPSVFLLHGVTGSGKTEVYLQALAHALARGQGAIVLVPEISLTPQTVERFKARFSSGRQQTLVAVLHSHLSSGERHDEWHKIRQGRARIVIGARSAIFAPVDPLGLIIVDEEHEQSYKQEEAPRYQARDLAILRGQMEGAAVVLGSATPSLESYHNCLRGKYRLLELLERADNKTMPLVRIVDMRQTIRRAESIPILSPQLKEAITQRLEKKEQVILFLNRRGYATSLQCLQCGYVANCPNCSLTLTYHRQEARLCCHLCGHVEPVPPVCPSPGCGNPAIRYAGLGTQKVEDVLLKLFPHARTVRMDADALKRKEDYRRILGDFRAGKIDILLGTQMIAKGLHFPNVTLVGIIYADLALHRPDFRAGERTFQLLTQVAGRAGRGEVEGEVFVQAFTPFHPAIQFARRHDFTGFYEQEIEFRQQLSYPPFSRIALLTLKGRNEDKVKFSADHLKGELEKRLAGFKDLIMAGPAPAPLLRAEAFYRYQVMLRTRRMSALSSQLAQFMQKLALPEGVSLIVDIDPVELG
- a CDS encoding lytic transglycosylase domain-containing protein, whose translation is MKWRGQFLVLLLGLITAWVGHWWWEGRLERSQDEPIRAAAQRYGLEPALIKAVVWRESHFHPSIRGRFGELGLMQLQEEAAREWAEAEHVSGFAHEQCLNPLTNTLAGTWYLRKLLRRYTLADNPLPYALADYNAGRGNVLKWNKGEAATNSSAFIEQIGFPATRLYVQAVLRRYERYRPVFGH
- a CDS encoding MraY family glycosyltransferase, which translates into the protein MNFPQNAYLAAMGSAWLVVALSLPLWRQWCLRTGLVDEPGQRKIHEQPIALAGGLAVMTGLLVPILAASALLWWQRANPPAHPPHSALNPRAAFLLFHGLSRRGPELGGILLGAVGMLLVGWLDDKRELRPGPKFAGQFLIALLVAASGARITLFVHNTLFHYAITILWILTLVNAFNFMDNMNGLCAGLGAIGSLYFGAIAAVEGQYLVALIAFLTFGALLGFLPYNFPRARAFLGDAGSHLVGYLLAVLAILPHFYSPKHPRPFAVLIPLVVLGIPLADLVSVVLIRWRAGKPFYLGDTNHLSHRLVRLGLSQTRAVLLIWLMAALIGGLVLL
- a CDS encoding tetratricopeptide repeat protein — encoded protein: MTSADETSPENHFTPALLPWLLAAGMLAVYLLTINHWVAFNSLFTISRVSGWNWQPELQGPLYWLITAPFQLLPLSWIPLALNLLSVLCAGLTLALLARSVALLPQDRTEEQRIRERSDDSSLSIPAAWLPPVLAVLVCGLQLTFWENATIASKDMLDLLVFAYIIRCLLEYRIEGRDSWLLRAALVYGAGMANDWGMVGFFPAYIAALIWIKGLTFFNGRFLSRMFLVGVAGLSLYLLLPLVSAVSSSSPVTFWQALKYNLASQKQFLFLLPFSKTALLHGLADRPLWVLALPTLLPVVIMSIRWPRFSGDISKLGIALANNIFHLFHGAVLLVCLWVALDPDKFSPRHLLPGLPMLTLYYLGALSIGYYSGYLLLVFGARPHRRFHRPQPAYLVLLSRAVVSAVYVLLVAVPLLLVYRNLPAIRTTNGPMLRQFAALTAEHLPAQGAVLLSDEPVRLALLESALTQAGMGQKFLFIDTSGLRTPEYHRFLKSRYPLRWPSNPSKDVKKIYDSDVLPILSGLAASNSLYYLHPSFGYYFELFYGEPHGLVYHLKNYPSHQIDPPPLSKGLIAENEDFWKRADDVTLNAVDAAGTPPVASGSPGLIGLLEQRAHLGHEANLSALLLGKFYARALDSWGVELQRQGLLKEAQAHFDRALDLNPDNVAAKVNLECNRHLQAGESSTVPLPKAVQDQLAKYRSGLQMLRDNGPFDEPSFCLQEGQVFVESGSYRQAAQQFERVTQLAPDHLPSRLLLGRLCIVNQMPDRALQITDEIRQQPERFGFGPTNEAELLWVQTAAWLAKKDSAAAAQVVQSALNHYPGNQDLLTVATRLFMNFGYYSNAVAILDDQLKQTPDDPGTLVNKGYAYLQLKSFAQAIPPLTRVLEMNSSNFPPELHYSALFNRAIAYLRTDKLDEAQQDYEQLHKAFPAGFQFYYGLAEIAYRKKDTNAAVQNYQLYLAHAPTNTAEASFVVARLKELQPGSP